The Ischnura elegans chromosome 1, ioIscEleg1.1, whole genome shotgun sequence genome contains a region encoding:
- the LOC124156692 gene encoding methyltransferase-like protein 25B yields the protein MNNCAFQRFSKEMDMILQSANEELSVSIRKCSCILRLYSWLIDAYILDFFVEDLWKKLPRSWRETMAGADFSEVGMWLSLSQAPRYRSPWPLSLQALRVAVQSACLPRSSGGPAHPLLATHPTPATATPTAQVPPSDGSHECHTTAEVTLRCTHADALREGSGAKGLRRPFLKHVSPKKIHEIFKMADVVCQIAEETGVTCVVDVGSGIGHLARLLSFGHGLSVCCIEAQETLSCRARELDGEIKKFLSKIIPEERLKALPRPSHVTARVGPELEESDFIQMVSQSFQGSFHLAFGIVGLHPCGDLAPYLMQLFVSCSEARFLCIAGCCYMKLTPGIGFPLSSSGNDRDEVMQLSYEAREMACHAIEAYSRNLLHGNAASLKIHCYRATLESIILKNWPMFRRRGLKSIKYDENLQFPDYARKVLSAANLIPPEEDILSEETNECLRCWKQVVCFYSLRLMFAPLVETLILLDRCLFLSLKGVRCKVSPEFDPELSPRSHLLIASKNAEVV from the exons ATGAATAATTGTGCCTTCCAACGTTTTTCGAAGGAAATGGATATGATCCTTCAAAGTGCCAACGAGGAGCTGTCAGTGTCTATTCGGAAATGCAGCTGTATTTTGCGATTGTATTCATGGTTGATCGATGCCTACATCCTG gatttttttgtGGAAGATTTGTGGAAGAAGCTGCCTCGTAGCTGGCGAGAGACAATGGCTGGCGCTGATTTCTCAGAGGTGGGGATGTGGTTGAGTCTCTCTCAAGCTCCAAG GTACCGTAGTCCGTGGCCCCTCTCCTTGCAGGCCTTGCGAGTCGCCGTGCAGAGTGCGTGCCTTCCAAGGAGCAGTGGTGGCCCTGCACACCCTCTCTTGGCTACGCACCCAACTCCTGCCACAGCCACTCCCACCGCACAGGTGCCACCTTCTGATGGCTCACACGAGTGCCACACCACGGCTGAAGTGACTCTGAGGTGCACTCATGCAGATGCCCTGAGGGAGGGCAGTGGTGCTAAGGGCTTGCGACGACCATTCCTCAAGCATGTATCCCCGAAAAAGATTCACGAAATCTTCAAAATGGCAGAT GTTGTTTGCCAGATAGCTGAGGAAACAGGTGTCACCTGTGTTGTGGACGTTGGCTCTGGTATTGGCCACTTAGCCCGCCTTCTCTCCTTTGGCCATGGACTCTCTGTCTGCTGCATCGAAGCTCAGGAAACACTCTCGTGTCGGGCAAG GGAGCTTGATGGAGAAATCAAGAAATTTCTTTCTAAGATCATTCCAGAAGAACGACTGAAGGCACTACCCCGACCCAGTCATGTGACTGCTCGTGTTGGACCTGAATTGGAGGAATCCGATTTCATTCAG ATGGTGTCCCAAAGTTTCCAGGGTTCATTTCATCTAGCCTTTGGCATCGTTGGTCTTCACCCTTGTGGCGATCTGGCTCCTTACCTCATGCAGCTGTTTGTCAGCTGCTCAGAAGCAAGGTTTCTCTGCATTGCTGGGTGCTGCTACATGAAGCTGACGCCTGGAAT AGGATTTCCGCTGAGCTCCAGTGGCAATGATCGTGATGAGGTGATGCAGCTGAGTTATGAAGCTCGAGAGATGGCCTGTCATGCCATTGAAGCGTACTCACGCAACTTGCTCCATGGAAATGCTGCTTCTTTGAAA ATACATTGCTATAGAGCTACCTTGGAGAgcattatattgaaaaattggcCCATGTTCCGTCGGAGAGGACTCAAGAGCATTAAGTATGATGAGAATTTGCAGTTTCCGGA CTATGCTAGGAAAGTGCTGTCTGCTGCTAACTTAATCCCACCAGAGGAGGATATCCTGAGCGAGGAAACAAATGAGTGTCTCCGCTGTTGGAAACAAGTTGTCTGTTTCTACTCTTTGCGGCTAATGTTTGCTCCTTTGGTGGAGACATTGATCCTTTTGGATAGGTGCCTCTTCTTATCACTCAAAG GTGTCAGGTGTAAAGTCAGTCCTGAGTTTGATCCTGAGCTCTCGCCCCGCAGTCATTTACTGATTGCTTCAAAAAATGCTGAGGTGGTTTAG